A window from Bacteroidales bacterium encodes these proteins:
- a CDS encoding amidohydrolase: MDEIINLRHELHRNPELSGNEKLTAKRIVQFLSNYKPDELYTDIAGSGVAAVYNGKEVGATLLFRCDMDALPVEEHNALPYKSMNNGVSHQCGHDGHMAMVSGLAKRLHENPIGKGRVVLFYQPEEENGKGAKESINELRELGLLTDFAFAIHNMPKYPFGSIVLGKYTFSAASKGVIIKLTGKNAHAAYPESGINPSEAVAEIIQVLNGVKYIKLFSEYILATIVHVQVGDVAFGTSPGYAEVMVTLRAFDKDHMRKLSDYAVSSTQNIAAKHKLEVDIQFTDEFPAADCNPELSNIVEVIAKKQSREVIFINQPNRWSEDFAHFTSALPSIIFGLGVGENHPDLHTNSYDFPDEIIPYGVELMEGIINHILR, translated from the coding sequence GGGTAACGAGAAGTTAACAGCCAAACGGATAGTCCAATTTCTATCGAATTACAAACCCGATGAATTGTATACTGATATTGCTGGTTCGGGAGTTGCTGCCGTCTACAATGGGAAAGAGGTAGGAGCAACCCTTCTTTTTCGGTGCGATATGGATGCTTTGCCTGTTGAAGAGCATAATGCCTTGCCATACAAATCAATGAATAATGGTGTTTCGCACCAGTGTGGGCACGATGGCCACATGGCAATGGTTTCGGGTTTAGCCAAAAGATTACATGAAAACCCAATTGGCAAAGGGAGGGTGGTCTTATTCTACCAACCCGAGGAGGAGAATGGCAAAGGAGCAAAGGAATCTATAAATGAACTTAGGGAACTAGGATTATTAACCGATTTTGCATTTGCAATTCATAATATGCCTAAGTACCCTTTTGGCAGTATTGTACTGGGTAAATATACCTTTTCGGCTGCATCAAAGGGAGTGATAATTAAGCTAACTGGCAAGAATGCCCATGCCGCTTATCCCGAAAGTGGGATTAACCCTTCTGAAGCTGTTGCCGAGATAATTCAAGTTTTGAATGGGGTGAAATATATTAAACTTTTCAGTGAGTATATACTAGCCACCATTGTTCATGTTCAAGTTGGTGATGTTGCGTTTGGAACATCTCCAGGATATGCAGAAGTTATGGTTACATTGAGAGCATTTGACAAGGATCATATGCGGAAACTATCGGATTATGCCGTATCCTCAACACAAAACATTGCAGCTAAACATAAACTAGAGGTTGATATTCAGTTTACCGATGAATTCCCTGCGGCGGATTGCAATCCTGAATTATCTAATATTGTTGAGGTTATTGCGAAAAAACAAAGCAGAGAAGTAATATTTATAAACCAACCAAACCGATGGAGCGAGGACTTTGCACATTTCACATCTGCATTACCCTCAATAATTTTTGGGTTGGGAGTTGGCGAAAACCATCCCGATTTACATACCAATAGCTACGATTTTCCAGATGAAATAATTCCCTATGGAGTAGAACTGATGGAAGGAATAATAAATCACATTTTGCGATAA